In Stanieria sp. NIES-3757, the DNA window TTTATCAGGTTCCACCTACAGATCTATCTACTCCATCGCAGCAGATCGGTTTTACCGATGTAGATAATAATTATTGGGCATATCCATTCATTCAAAATCTAGCTGCCCAGAATTTAATTGCTGGTTTTCCTGATGGCAGCTTTCAACCAGACCAGCTATTGACTCGGGCTCAAGCAGCAGTAATGATTCAAAAGGCTTTTGAGTTGCCCATCCTAGAAGTACAAGAAGCTAGATTCTCTGATGTTCCTGTTAATCATTGGGCTGCTCCCGCTATTGAATCTGCTTACACAGAAAATTTTGTTTCTGCTTATCCTAATAATTTCTTTTTACCAGACCAGTCAATTCTCAAAGTTGAGTTGATTGATTATTTAACTAGTGGGCTGAAATTGACTTCCACTGGCTCTGCCGTGGATGTTGTTAATACCAATTACACAGATGCTCAACAAATTCCTGTTTATGCTATCGATGAGGTAGCAGCAGCAACAGAAGCCAATATGGTAGTCAACTATCCTGATATTAAAACATTTAATCCCCAATCCCCTGTTACCCGTGCCGAAATGGTAGCGCATTTATATCAAACCCTGGTCAAACTGGGAAAGGTGCAACCAATTTCTGCCAACGAACCAGCAGCGACCTACATTGTGGGTGGTCCTGGGAAGGATCTAAGTCAAACTGCTGCTACTCCCACCAATCTTGAAGAAGAAAAGACTAGAGCCAGTTCTGATACAGAGACTATTACTGGGGACGAGGCTCAAAAGACAGAGAACAACCAAAGAAGTGTCATTGGACCGACTGCTCCAAGCTATCTTGGCATAGGTGGAAGCCTAGGATTGATTAATGATGAATTCGGAAATTTTGGTGCCTTTGCTGTAACCAGTAAGCTTCGTCTATTTTCTGTTATCGATAGTAACGAGGGAGGCACAGATTTATCGGTACGCCCTTCGGTAGTTATAGGGGAAGATGTTACCTTAGCTATTCCTGTTACGCTCGATCTGCGTCTGCCTCCTTTTAAAAATACTGACACTGATGCAATTGTCCCCTATTTTGGTCCAGGCGTGGTGATTACAACTGGTAGTAATAGTGCTTTTAAGTTTTTAATGGCAGGAGGTTTAGATATTCCTATTGGGCGATTCACTGCCAATACTCAATTGAATATCGGCTTTCTAGACGAGACTGCTCTGGGCTTAACTCTAGGTATCGGCTACAATTTCTAGTTCTGTGTCAGTATGCTCAGATCTTGCACGTGGAACTATGGCGTTGGGATTGTCCCGGCATAGTTGTTGATATCGCTCGTTGAGTTTGCTTGGTGCGCGTTCCCTTGCGCGTTGACCGCGCGCGGGGTCGCATCCGCAAAAAACGTTTTGATTAAACTAAGCTGTAATGCATCTAAAACGCATATCTTAGAAATAAGAAAAAGAATCAACAGTTGTGAATAATGCCAGTCAAAGGATTTCTCAGTCAAGAGCAACAAAAAAAGCTGCAAAAAGAGTTAAAAGAACACGAACATCCAGAAATTAGAGAAAGAATTCTAATTTTATTGTTACTTAATGACGGCAAAACTCAGGGGGAAATTGCTAATTTCTTGGGTTGTTCGTTAAGAAAAATAGCATATTGGTGTGTTCATGGCGACCCAGAAAATCTTGAGAGTCTCAAAGATGAGAGAATGTCAGGAAATTATCATAAAGCGACAGAGGAGTATATTGACTTATTGTTAAAAATAGTAGAGCAAGACCCTGAAGAATTAGGATATGAATTTGGCAGATGGACGGCAAAGAGATTAGCAACTTATTTAGATGAAAAAACAGGAATTAAATTAAGCAGCTCACAAGTTAGAAGGATATTAGCCAAAAAAAAGTACGTTTACCTCTGGGCAAAATATAGTCTAGAGGATAAACAAGAGCCAGAAAAAAGAAAACTTTTTAAAAAGAAACTAGAAGAATACATCTCTATTAGCAAAGAGAAGCCAAAACTTTTACAGATATGGTTTTGGGACGAGAGCGGATTTAGTCTGAGAGTTTTGAGAAGAAAACTTTGGGGTAAAAAAGCGCACCGCCCGCGCCGAGGCTTCCTCGGCGTAAGGACGGAGCAAGAAGGTTCTCGAAAAAAGATAACTGGTCAAAGAAGAAAAGGCAGAGTCAATGTAATGGGTGCTGTTCGTTATTCGGATAAAAAAAGAGTAGTAGATTTTGTACCTAAAGGAGATGGAAATAATTTTTATTTAACTTTAAAGGTTCTTTATCAAGAAGTAAAAAATGAGTGGATACAGCAAGGCAATACTTCAGAAGATTTTGAGACTAAGGGGACAAAAATCCTCGTTATTTTAGATAATGCAAGCTTTCATAAAAAAGAAGATATTCTCAAGAAAATTACACAAGAAATGCCCAACTTGATTTTAGAATTTTTACCTCCCTATAGTCCAGATTATAATATTGCCGAATTAGTGTGGCATTCAGCTAAGGAATTCTTGGCTCATCGCCTTTTTAAATCTATTGAGCAATTAGAATCTCTTTTACATCAACTTCTTAATCAGGGAGAATTAATTATTAATTGGGATAGAAAATTGAAAAACAAAGGTAATGCTGTTAATGCAATTTAAATGCGCGACAGCTTATATAAAAATAAAAACTAGATCGATAACCGATTTTTAAGTCTAATCGAGCGATTGCAATATATCTAAAAATATTTATTTACTCTTTTTTGGGATTGGGATATCAATCGAATTTTTATAAAATTACATCCCTCTTAAGCTATAAAAATTGAAGTTAGATTTTAAATTGTAAATTTAAAATCTAACTTTTTGGTCATTTTTTAGTCACAAATATTATTTAAATTAGAAAAGTAAAGATTTAGCTTGGGCTTTGTCAAATAAATTTTAAAGATATAGGTTACTATGAATTTATTTTTTAAATTAAACAACTTTGTAATTATCGGACTGGCAGCTTTTTATATTTTCTTAAGTGGACAACCATCTCAAGCTGAAACGAAAGTAAAAGAAAATTCACCAAAGGCTAATCAAAACGTTGAGAAAAAATCTGATTCTCTTAAAGGAATACCAGCAATTAATTCTAATAATTTTCAACAATTAACCTCTGCTTCTAACTTAAATACTACATCGGCAGCCTCTCCAACAGAACCAGCTAACTCAATAGAAGTTGCACAAACAGATTTTGAGGTAGAACCAGGTCGAGCAACTCGTTCAGGTTCTAGTTATTTTGGTATTGGTGGTAATATAGGTATTGATGGCGACACTGCGATCGGAGACAGTTCATTTGCTGTAATTAGTAAAATAGGGTTAACTGATAATGTATCTTTCCGTCCTTCTGCTTTGATAGGTGAAGATGCAACTTTTATTTTGCCTCTAACAGTGGACTTTTTTACTAGAGACGTTGAAGATACCCAATTTAGCCTGGCTCCCTATGTAGGTGGTGGTATTTCACTCTCGACAGGAGATGGTGATACGGTGGGAGTAGTAGCTACTGGGGGTTTAGATATTCCTATATCTTCTGTTTTTACTGCTAATGCAGCGGTAAACTTTAAATTTATTGATGATACAGAGTTAGGATTACTTTTAGGACTGGGATATAATTTCTAATTCTTTAGTGCGATCGCACTATTATGCTCAAATGTAGCAACAAGTTTCTTGTTTCATAACCATAGCGATCGCTTTAATCGAGCAAATTAAATTGTTCACAATCATTCAATTATTAATTACTTGTTTTTAGCTGAACAAAACTAAAATTAGCTCCCGAAAAGGTTTGTAATTTTTCATTATTTATTTGTCTCTTCTAGCTTAATTGCAGAAGAGACTTTTGTTTTTTTGAACTTGTGTAGAAAAATTTTTTTTAATAAAATAACTATTTTTAGAAAATCAATCAAATTGATATTTGTAGATTTTTTCTAATCAAAAACCATTATTAAATCTTAATTAAAAAATTAATTAATCCTGATTAGCTTGAATTTTGTTAATAATGTGTAATTAATTGACCTTCCCCCCGATAAAATTTAGAGTTTCAAGCAATTTTTAGTTAGTTAACCAAATTTTATGTCCGATTTACAAGCAATTAATAACGCAGTAGCTAATTTATATAATACCTATCCTTTTCCCCCCGATCCTTTATCGGATCAATTACCACCTGGATATAATTGGCGATGGAGTTGGACAGCAGCTTATAATTTCTGCACAGGTCAAAAACCATCTCGTCAAGATATTCGCATTCTTGACGCTGGTTGTGGTACAGGTTCTGGTACAGACTATCTAATTCATCTCAATCCTCAAGCAGACATAGTAGCAATTGATTTGAGTGAAAAAGCTTTAGAAGTAGCACAAGAACGTTGTCATCGTTCAGGCGCGATTGCCAATCATCCCAAATCAGTTGAATTTCACAATCTGAAGTTGGAAGAAGCAACTCAGTTAGCTGGGGAATTTGATTTTATTAATTGTGTTGGCGTATTACACCATTTACCTGATCCGATCAAAGGAATTCAAGCCCTAGCTGCCAAATTAGCACCAGGCGGACTACTTCATATTTTTGTCTATGCTGAATTAGGACGTTGGGAAATTGCTTTGATGCAAAAAGCGATCGCTCAAATTCAAGGTGAAAAACGAGGTGATTATCGGGATGGAG includes these proteins:
- a CDS encoding beta-Ig-H3/fasciclin, which produces MNTTFNYAILPVLSITAFANLLSGQVAQAEMTEKIFHSASQLTETSNQNASQGASNTLAQTDTEIYQVPPTDLSTPSQQIGFTDVDNNYWAYPFIQNLAAQNLIAGFPDGSFQPDQLLTRAQAAVMIQKAFELPILEVQEARFSDVPVNHWAAPAIESAYTENFVSAYPNNFFLPDQSILKVELIDYLTSGLKLTSTGSAVDVVNTNYTDAQQIPVYAIDEVAAATEANMVVNYPDIKTFNPQSPVTRAEMVAHLYQTLVKLGKVQPISANEPAATYIVGGPGKDLSQTAATPTNLEEEKTRASSDTETITGDEAQKTENNQRSVIGPTAPSYLGIGGSLGLINDEFGNFGAFAVTSKLRLFSVIDSNEGGTDLSVRPSVVIGEDVTLAIPVTLDLRLPPFKNTDTDAIVPYFGPGVVITTGSNSAFKFLMAGGLDIPIGRFTANTQLNIGFLDETALGLTLGIGYNF